The proteins below come from a single Rosa rugosa chromosome 2, drRosRugo1.1, whole genome shotgun sequence genomic window:
- the LOC133730213 gene encoding autophagy-related protein 18c-like: MAASSFCPPNKVMIYEDRQSRCVSERWFRSEVKSVRLHQDRIVVVLLHKIVVFNFYDYKQFDTIVTVENPKGLCEVEQKSRPAVLAYPGLHQDQIRVEHYGLSIRVRILGLEIILGLVLGDHLVVENENNGFINLICPYLRCEFEMVNLYCMNLNLL; this comes from the exons ATGGCGGCTTCCTCGTTCTGCCCACCCAACAAGGTCATGATCTATGAAGATCGCCAGTCCCGCTGCGTCAGTGAGCGCTGGTTCCGGTCTGAGGTCAAGTCGGTCAGGCTCCACCAAGATCGAATCGTAGTTGTTCTTCTCCACAAGATCGTCGTCTTCAATTTCTATGATTACAAGCAGTTTGATACGATTGTGACCGTGGAAAACCCTAAGGGTCTGTGTGAGGTAGAGCAAAAGTCCAGGCCGGCGGTGCTGGCGTATCCGGGGCTCCACCAGGATCAAATTCGGGTCGAGCATTACGGGTTGAGCATTCGGGTGAGGATTCTTGGATTGGAGATCATCTTGGGTTTGGTTTTGGGAGATCATTTAGTGGT CGAGAATGAGAACAACGGATTCATCAACCTCATATGTCCCTATCTCAG ATGTGAATTTGAAATGGTTAATTTGTATTGTATGAATCTGAATTTGTTATAG
- the LOC133729025 gene encoding AP2-like ethylene-responsive transcription factor PLT2 isoform X1, whose amino-acid sequence MGSMNSNNWLSFPLSPANSSLPSQLHPSHSHQFSLGLVSDSMDNPFQNHEWNMINTQGSSDVPKVADFLGVGKSDNQSDLVAYNEINANESVTDYIFPNINNAIVPVQNAVVGTSSNYDFQENSNSLQSLTLSMGSGKGSSTCETSADNTSTTTVEAPPRRALDTFGQRTSIYRGVTRHRWTGRYEAHLWDNSCRREGQSRKGRQVYLGGYDKEEKAARAYDLAALKYWGTSTTTNFPISNYEKEVEEMKNCTRQEFVASIRRKSSGFSRGASMYRGVTRHHQHGRWQARIGRVAGNKDLYLGTFSTEEEAAEAYDIAAIKFRGLNAVTNFDMSRYDVKSILESNTLPIGGGAAKRLKEAQALETSRKREEMIALGSTFQYAAGSSSSASSAARNLQAYSLMQQQPQSAYDQTLLSLQNHDISQYTHHDPSAYQNYIQTQLQLQQQSSNSYNIHQQSQSPHQYYNTYLQSTHPALLQGLMDMGTASTTVMDNSAGGYLGHNGLGMASNSTTTNGVGSAEELALVKVDYDMPSGGYGSWSGGSVQGSNPGVFTMWND is encoded by the exons atgggCTCCATGAATTCAAACAACTGGCTCTCATTTCCTCTTTCTCCTGCTAATTCTTCTTTACCATCACAACTTCACCCATCTCACTCTCATCAATTCTCGCTAGGGTTAGTCAGTGACAGTATGGATAATCCTTTCCAAAACCACG AGTGGAATATGATTAATACCCAAGGGAGCAGCGACGTTCCGAAGGTAGCTGATTTTCTCGGTGTGGGCAAATCTGACAACCAGTCAGATCTTGTGGCCTACAATGAGATTAATGCTAATGAGTCCGTCACCGATTACATTTTTCCGAACATCAATAATGCTATAGTCCCAGTGCAAAACGCTGTAGTTGGTACATCCAGCAACTACGATTTCCAGGAAAACTCCAATAGCCTGCAATCTTTGACTCTTTCCATGGGCAGTGGCAAAGGTTCTTCGACATGTGAAACCAGTGCCGATAATACTAGTACTACTACTGTTGAAGCTCCCCCAAGAAGGGCTCTGGACACATTTGGACAAAGGACCTCTATTTATCGTGGTGTAACAAG GCATAGATGGACCGGAAGATATGAAGCTCATCTATGGGATAATAGTTGTAGAAGGGAGGGCCAATCAAGGAAGGGCCGGCAAG TCTACTTGG GTGGGTATGACAAGGAAGAGAAAGCTGCAAGGGCATATGACTTGGCTGCACTAAAGTACTGGGGAACCTCCACCACTACGAATTTTCCA ATTAGTAATTACGAGAaggaggtggaggagatgaaGAACTGTACAAGACAGGAATTTGTGGCCTCCATTAGAAG GAAAAGTAGTGGCTTTTCAAGAGGAGCATCCATGTATCGTGGAGTTACAAG GCATCACCAGCACGGCCGATGGCAGGCAAGGATAGGCAGAGTTGCCGGAAACAAAGACCTTTACCTGGGAACTTTCA GTACTGAGGAAGAGGCAGCTGAAGCTTATGACATAGCAGCGATAAAGTTCCGAGGCCTGAACGCCGTCACCAACTTTGACATGAGTCGATACGACGTGAAGAGCATTCTTGAGAGCAACACTCTCCCCATCGGGGGCGGCGCTGCAAAGCGGCTGAAAGaggctcaagctttggaaacatCTAGAAAACGTGAAGAAATGATAGCTCTGGGCTCCACCTTCCAATATGCAGCCGGGAGCAGCTCATCAGCGAGCTCAGCTGCTCGTAATTTACAGGCATACTCTTTGATGCAGCAGCAACCACAGTCAGCATATGATCAGACTCTACTTTCTCTACAAAACCATGACATATCTCAGTACACCCACCATGACCCCTCTGCTTACCAAAACTACATCCAAACCCAGCTTCAGTTGCAACAGCAATCTAGTAATTCTTATAACATTCACCAGCAAAGCCAAAGCCCTCATCAGTATTACAACACCTACTTGCAGAGTACTCATCCTGCTTTGCTTCAAGGCCTGATGGACATGGGCACTGCATCTACCACTGTCATGGATAACAGTGCTGGAGGGTATTTAGGGCATAATGGACTCGGGATGGCTTCGAATTCAACGACCACAAATGGGGTCGGATCGGCAGAAGAACTTGCCCTTGTTAAGGTTGATTACGACATGCCGTCTGGAGGGTATGGCAGCTGGTCCGGCGGCTCCGTTCAGGGATCAAATCCCGGTGTTTTCACAATGTGGAATGACTGA